The DNA segment TTCGCCGCCTCGGTGGCTTTTCTGATCGAATCGGCAATCTCGTTTGCCTTTCCGAGCCCAACGCCAACACTACCCATCCGATCGCCAACTGCGACCAACGCGTTGAAGCTGAACCTTCTTCCACCCTTTACAACCTTAGCCACCCTGTTGAAATAAATGACCTTTTCAATCAGTTCACTTGTTGGAGCTCCCTCGTCCTTCAAATATCCCTCCTTTATTTTTTGCGGTCACCTGCAGGACTTGACTTGGCGGCTGTTTTCTCCGTTCCCGAAAGAGATTCCATAAATCCGTCACACAATGCCTTCACACGTCCATGAAAGAGGTACCCGCCTCTGTCAAATGCAATCTTCGTGATTCCCAGGGAAAGTGCCTTCTTGCCGAGAAGCACGCCTACCACACGGCTTTTCGCGGTCTTTCCCTTCACTTCCGCGATCGCTTTCTTCACTTCGGGGCTGAGCGTGGAAAGCGAAGTAATAGTGCGCAGCTCACCGTCGTCCACCAGAATTCCGCTGATGTGCTTGAGACTCTTGAAGACGCACAATCTCGGTCTTTCGGCTGTGCCCGAGAGGCGCCTTCTCACTCTAAGATGTCTTCTCTTTCTTGCCAGGACTTTGAGTTGAGATTTTGTCTTCACCTAGGCCTTTGCTCCTGTCCCCGCAGCTCCCTTCACAGGTTTCTTCCTCACATACTCACCCACGTATCTAATACCTTTCCCACGATACGGCTCCGGCTTTCTTACTGCCCTTATTTCGGCGGCCACTTCTCCAACCAGCGCCTTGTCTATTCCTTTCACGA comes from the Candidatus Eisenbacteria bacterium genome and includes:
- the rplR gene encoding 50S ribosomal protein L18; the protein is MKTKSQLKVLARKRRHLRVRRRLSGTAERPRLCVFKSLKHISGILVDDGELRTITSLSTLSPEVKKAIAEVKGKTAKSRVVGVLLGKKALSLGITKIAFDRGGYLFHGRVKALCDGFMESLSGTEKTAAKSSPAGDRKK